In Leptospira congkakensis, the DNA window TGTTTTATGAGATTTGGCATTTTTATTCTTTTTTTGTTTTGTCCTATCGGATTCTTATTTGCCAAAGAACGTTCCGAATTCTGTTCTATGGACAGGCTTTGTGTTATTTATATTCAGGATAAAACAGGGGTAGATGTTTATTTCCAAAACAAAATTGCTATAGAAGATACTTATACCACTTTATCAGTAAATGCTACTTCTAAGAACATGAAAAGTTCGGTCAAACTCCCTTTGGTGACTGTATTAAAGGGGCCAAAATCAAAAAAACTTTTCCGCCTCTCTGTCAATAAACCTAACAAACGTTGGGTATACCAAATTAAATACAAATGGATTTTGGGAAATTTTTCAGTAAAACACGATTCTAAAGTAATTTACGAACTGCCTTTTGAAAAGGGATTGAAGGTTCGAGTGTACCAAGGATATAAAGGAACTAAGAGCCATCAGGGTGACAACCGTTATTCGATCGATTTTGGATTGAAGGAAGAAGATTTGATTACTGCAGCGAGAGATGGTGTTGTGGTCGATACTGAGGAAAAAAATAATGAGGGTGGGTTTGAAATTAAATACATTCATTCTGCTAATTATGTAAAAATTCTACATGATGATGGAACCATCGGTCAATATGCGCACCTTCGTTATATGGGAGTTCTTGTAAAACGTGGACAAAAGGTAAGTGCGGGAACTCCTATCGGATATACGGGGAGCACTGGATTTAGTGATGGTCCACACTTACATTTTGAAGTGTATAAACCAACTTCTAGTCTTCGAAAAAAAACAATTCCCACTTTGTTTCGGACGGAATCATCTGAATCAGAAATTGTTTCAGAAGGACAACTCCATTGGCGGCGGGAACCGAATGATCCTTTGGTCAAAACTGCTTCAGACGTAGAGGGGATCCAAATTTGTGAATCAGTTCAAAACTTGGAGCGGTTAGGGTGTAATGTTACTTCGTTCGCAAAAACAGCACCGATGTATTTTTATATTCCTCTTTTAAAGCCTTCTCGATACAAGATTCAAATTTCAGTTCGTAAAAATGGGACCTCTATTGTAAAATTGTATAATTGGGAGACGAGTCCGGAATGGTGGGACACCTATCTGGATGTCCAATTTGAGGATATTTCTGAACCTCTTGAGGGTGATTGGACGGCGACTGTTGCCATTGATGGTGTGGTTCAGAAAGAAATGTTTTTTCAATTAACGAGTGTAAAGTGACTAGATTTTTATTATTCATATTTTTTAGTTTTATTGTTTCGGCCAGTGTCTATGCAGAATCGAACATTACAGAAGAATGTAACCAAGAGTGGATATGTTTGATTCAAACAAAAGACGAGGATGGGATTGAACTTTCTATTCGTAACTACAATCCAAATCCCAAAATCACAAACTCAGTTTTACTCAACGCAACATTGGTGAATTTTAAAACGGATGTTACGTTTCCCTATTATGCGGTTCTGAAAGGTCCGACTCCGGTTTATATTACAAAATTTTTGTTAGATGATAAAACTAAAAATGCATTCCATTCCTTTGCTTTTCGAGTCAGGCCTGGCGATTGGGATAGTGTACATGATGATTCGGTAAGTTACTTGTTACCATTTGCTCGTGGTATCCGAGCCAAAGTTGTGCAAGGGTATAATGGTTCTGTCACTCATTTTGGTAGTTTTGCAAATGCTATTGATTTTGGAATTCCAGTTGGGACTCCCGTACATGCTGCGAGAAAAGGCTATGTGATGGCAACTGAATCCAAATACTCGGAAGGTGGATTTCGTAAAGACCTGTTATCCAAAGCAAATTTTATCATCATACAACATGATGATGGAACCTTAGGAAATTATGCTCACTTAATGAAAAATGGTGTTGTTGTAAAAGTTGGTGATATGGTGGAAGCAGGTCAGTTAATCGGATATTCGGGTAATACTGGTTATACGCAAGGACCACACCTTCATTTTGAAGTTCATAAACCTAATCGACAATTGGAAGTCACTACCATTCCCACATTGTTTAAAACTCAGTATTCGGAAAGAGATACTTTAAACGAATTTTTTATGTATTGGTATCCACGACCAGGAATTGATCCGGTAAAAACAGATATCTTAGAAGAAGACATTCAAATCTGTAAATTAACTTCAAAAAGGGAACGAGTGCATTGTGGCGAAACCTCTTTTCAGTTAGGTGATAATTTTTTAGTATCTCTTGAATTTGCAAAACCAGGCAACCAAAAGATCGAATTGGATATATCCATCGAAGGGAAGGGATTTGAACCGATGAAATTGGACTGGATTGCGGAGAAAAATTTGGCCTTCGAGGCCAGATATGTTTCGATTGCCAATAATCCAAAATTCACTGGGCGTTGGAAGGTTCGGGTAAGGGTCAATGGAGACGAAAAAAAGATTCTTTTTTTTGATGTCAGGCCATAATCATTTGACAAGTAAATGTATGTATAGTATATTGACTATAGGCTTTCCAAGACCTTTTGGTCGTTCTATTGGGGGTGCAAACCCCCATCTTTTTTTCTCACTTAAATTCAGAAACATCTTCCCAGATTCGATTCTTTTCCTAGTTTGAGATTCTTATGGAAATGGATGAATCTTTAAATGTATTTGGCGGACCTTTGGTTCCTTGTTCCACAAAGCCACTCACGGGTTTTTTTCGGGATGGCTGTTGTAATACATCTGACGATGACTTGGGATCTCATACAGTTTGTGTACAAGCAACGGAGGAGTTTTTAGAATCCCAAAAACAAAGTGGGAATGATCTCATCACACCTTGGCCTCAATATGCCTTTCCTGGCGTAAAACCTGGAGAACGTTGGTGTCTTTGTGCATCTAGATGGTTGGAAGCTTACCGCAATGGGGTAGCTCCAAAAGTATTTTTGGAATCTACCCACAAACGTGCGTTAGAAATCATTCCATTGGAGTTATTGGAAAGATTTGCTGTTGAGGAAATTGATTAATTAGTTTTTAACGCATCCAAATAGGCTCTTGTATGTTTGGATGTGTTGTGAAGTAGGGATCCAAGGATTGTATGGATAGGGTGGTTGGGTTCGTATAGAGTTTCGTATTTTGGAATTTCTAAATACTCCAACTGTTCATCAATTGGTTCACCGGCTTTATAGGCCTCTTTACAAACATTTTCTCTTAGAGAGTCCATTCCCTGCCATTTGGTTTGATCCACAGAAGAAAATCCAGTGATGGAACTTGCAACAGAATGGTTCCAATTTTTGGTTTCGATCAAATTGCGAATCAGATAATACTGATACTCTTCAATTAATGTATGTCTCCCTGAAATAAAGTTGATCATATCATTTTTGGGTGATTGATAACCAAGGATAGATACAAGTTGTACGCCAATTTGTTTTGCTGCACTGACTCTTGGCAATACAGAAGAATGGTATGGCTGTGTTAAGTCTTGGATGTAATGTAACGCCCAACCTGCAAAACGATACCCCCAATACGGATGTCCTGTGCGGAAAGCCAAATTGGATAGCTCTGTAAATTGATGGATTCTATATTCTGGATAAGTTTGTTTGAGAAAACCAGCAAGTGCAAAAATAATACCTGGTTCATAATAAAATCCCATATGGAATGGTGCTTGGGATGAAAATTCGATTGCTGGGTTTCCAAATGGTTGGCTTCCAAATCCATAAATTTTTCCCACTTCACTTCCATTATCTTCAAACAGATACAAATCTAAGTCGTAATCCGGTTCATCCGTAGCAGACACTAATACTTCGTCGGCTCCAATCATTTGGCCTTCTTGTAGAGCCAAAAA includes these proteins:
- a CDS encoding M23 family metallopeptidase; the protein is MRFGIFILFLFCPIGFLFAKERSEFCSMDRLCVIYIQDKTGVDVYFQNKIAIEDTYTTLSVNATSKNMKSSVKLPLVTVLKGPKSKKLFRLSVNKPNKRWVYQIKYKWILGNFSVKHDSKVIYELPFEKGLKVRVYQGYKGTKSHQGDNRYSIDFGLKEEDLITAARDGVVVDTEEKNNEGGFEIKYIHSANYVKILHDDGTIGQYAHLRYMGVLVKRGQKVSAGTPIGYTGSTGFSDGPHLHFEVYKPTSSLRKKTIPTLFRTESSESEIVSEGQLHWRREPNDPLVKTASDVEGIQICESVQNLERLGCNVTSFAKTAPMYFYIPLLKPSRYKIQISVRKNGTSIVKLYNWETSPEWWDTYLDVQFEDISEPLEGDWTATVAIDGVVQKEMFFQLTSVK
- a CDS encoding M23 family metallopeptidase, with translation MTRFLLFIFFSFIVSASVYAESNITEECNQEWICLIQTKDEDGIELSIRNYNPNPKITNSVLLNATLVNFKTDVTFPYYAVLKGPTPVYITKFLLDDKTKNAFHSFAFRVRPGDWDSVHDDSVSYLLPFARGIRAKVVQGYNGSVTHFGSFANAIDFGIPVGTPVHAARKGYVMATESKYSEGGFRKDLLSKANFIIIQHDDGTLGNYAHLMKNGVVVKVGDMVEAGQLIGYSGNTGYTQGPHLHFEVHKPNRQLEVTTIPTLFKTQYSERDTLNEFFMYWYPRPGIDPVKTDILEEDIQICKLTSKRERVHCGETSFQLGDNFLVSLEFAKPGNQKIELDISIEGKGFEPMKLDWIAEKNLAFEARYVSIANNPKFTGRWKVRVRVNGDEKKILFFDVRP
- a CDS encoding DUF2237 family protein, producing MEMDESLNVFGGPLVPCSTKPLTGFFRDGCCNTSDDDLGSHTVCVQATEEFLESQKQSGNDLITPWPQYAFPGVKPGERWCLCASRWLEAYRNGVAPKVFLESTHKRALEIIPLELLERFAVEEID